One window of the Alicyclobacillus dauci genome contains the following:
- a CDS encoding helix-turn-helix domain-containing protein produces the protein MRAVKDNPAKRLRVLMAERDINTQELAYMSGVHKNTIAAIRTGETTKPNSETRYRIARALGVKVNSIWPDS, from the coding sequence ATGCGTGCTGTAAAAGACAATCCAGCGAAGCGATTACGTGTGCTTATGGCCGAACGTGACATTAATACTCAGGAACTAGCCTATATGTCGGGTGTACACAAAAACACCATCGCAGCCATACGTACAGGTGAAACAACAAAGCCCAATTCTGAAACACGTTATCGGATTGCCAGAGCGCTTGGTGTCAAAGTAAACAGTATATGGCCGGATTCTTGA